The Shewanella halotolerans region ATAGGCTCTTTTTTATTAGTTTTTAAGCTGCAGGTCAGCTTAATGCCCAAGCTTATTAACTTAGAAGTTAACGGCTAAAATCTCTTCGTCACCATAGTTCATGGCGAGATCTTTAATAGTCACTGTACCTAAGCTGTAGCGTTCAATCTTAGCGGCAGTGCGATCGGCGCCTTTGCTCAGGGCGAATTGATGGAAGCTCTGATCATTGCAAACTAGGCGTGGGAAGACGCGCTGTTTGTTGATGCGATACTCTTTCATCGTACCGTTAAATTCAATAATGCTGTTGCTTGCGCCGGCTTTGCATACGGCAACTAAGGTTTTTTCCATCTGAGGCGACATGGCGGCTTGAGAAGAAAAAGCCAGTGGGGCTAATGCGATGGCGGCAATCGTTAGTAACTTTCTCATTTTGTGCTCCTAGCATATTTCTGTTGGGATCGACTATGAGTAAAGCCCTTTATTTAGCGAAAAGCTGTTAGCTATTTGTCGCGAAATGTATCGGTATGTGAGGAGTGGATCAGGCTATGTCTGGGAGTAACAGAATATGTCTGGATATCCCTTTAGAGGTAAAAAAGCCAGGTGAATACCTGGCTTTTTAAGATTGGGGTGTGACAGGGATTAATCGACGATGCGTAGTAACTCGTTGATACCTACCTTGCCGCGGGTCTTGGCATCGACCTTCTTCACTATGATGGCGGCATATAAGTTATATTTGCCACACTGAGAGGGCAGGGTACCTGATACGACAACCGAACCCGCTGGCACACGGCCATAGTGGATCTCGCCGGTTTCACGGTCATAGATGCGGGTGCTCTGGCCTATGTATACCCCCATAGAGATAACACTGCCTTCTTCGACCACTACGCCTTCGACGATCTCTGAGCGCGCACCGATGAAGCAGTTGTCTTCGATGATGGTAGGACCCGCCTGTAGCGGCTCTAATACGCCGCCGATGCCGACACCGCCTGAAAGGTGCACGTTCTTACCAATCTGGGCGCAAGAACCTACGGTCGCCCAGGTGTCTACCATGGTACCTTCGTCGACATAGGCGCCGAGGTTAACGTAAGACGGCATGAGCACTGTGTTCTTGCCGATGAAAGAGCCTTTACGCACCGCGGCAGGAGGTACCACGCGGATCGCTTCCTGCTTGAAACGTGCCTCGTCGTAGTCGGCAAATTTCATCGGTACTTTGTCGAAGAATTTGGTTTCCGCGCCGTCGATCACCTGGTTGTCGAAGATGCGGAAAGAGAGTAATACGGCTTTCTTTAGCCACTGATGTACATGCCATTGGCCGTCGATCTTCTCGGCGACGCGCGCTTCACCTGTGTCTAGCATGGCGATGGCTTTCTCAACGTCGGCGCGAACACTCGGCTCGACCGTGGTAGGGGTGATTTCTGCGCGAGCTTCAAAAGCTGCTTCTATACGTTGGCGTAAAGCCTCCATTAACGTCTCCCAATTATCATAAATTTGTCTGTTGATTAAACTTGGTTTTGCGTATCGAGCGCCTTGACCAGTGCTTCACTGAGCGCTTCTTGTTGTGTCTCGTTCAGTTGCTGTCCATCTTGTGTCTGCAACATAAAGAAATCTTCGGCGCGCTCGCCTATGGTGGTGATCTTCGCCGCTAACAGGGTGATCTCACAACGATAGAAGATATCACCCACCTTGGCCAATAATCCTGGGCTGTCCAGGGCGATCAGCTCCATCATGCTGGTGCCTTGTTTGCGCGCCGGCAGGAAGCTTACCTGGGTCGGTACCCTGAAAGGTTTCATCTTACGCGGCAGCTTCTTAAATTTCGGCAATTTCGCCGTGTCATTGCTTAAGGCTTTCACCAGCGCCTTCTTGATCCCCTGGATGCGGGAGATCTGCGACACCGGGCTGCCATCTTGCTCTAAAATGACGAAAGAATCCAGTGCGTAGCCATCTTTTGAGGTCATGATACTGGCGTCATGGACATTGATGTTCTTGTTATCCAGCACGGCCATTACTGTGGCAAACAGCTTAGGCTTATCCTGACTGTAGACAAACAGCTCGGTACCGCCGCGGGTGGTGTGCTTGGAGATCAACACCAGGGCCTCATCGTGCTTGTGTTTGAGTATCGCCTCGGCGTGCCAGGCCACCTGATTGGGCTGATGGCGCAGGAAGTAGTCGGCCTTGAATCGTTGCCACAGGGTATCGAGACTCTTCTCCTTGATCCCGCGGCGCAGCAGCTCCTTCTTCGCCTTGCCCTGATGCTCGCGCACGCGGGCGCGAATATCCACCGGTTTCTCCTTGCCCCGGGCAAGCACCCTCTGGGTGGAGAAGTAAAGATCTCGCAGCAGCGAGCCCTTCCAGTTGTTCCAGGTTTTCTCGTTGGTGGCGCAGATATCGGCGACCGTGAGGCAGTAGAGGTAACTCAGGTGTACGGCGTCACGCACCCTGTCGGCAAACTCGGCCACCACATCGGGATCCGAAATATCCCGGCGCTGGGCGGTGACCGACATCACCAGGTGGTTTTCCACTAACCAGCTCACCAGGCGACCATCATGCTTGTTGAGGCCATGCAGATCGCAAAAGTCTTGGGCATCGACGGCGCCGAGTTTACTGTGATCGCCGCCGCGTCCCTTGCCGATATCGTGGAAGATGGCCGCAAGCACCAGTAGCCCCTTCTTCGGCAGCTGATTGATCAGTATGGAGCCTAAGGGGAACTCATCCTTCTGCTCAGTCTGTGAGAATCTGTCGATGTTGAGCAGCAGCCTGTGGGTATGCTCGTCGACCGTGTAGGCGTGGAAGAGGTCGAACTGCATCTGCCCCTCGATGTTGCGCCAGGCGGGTAGGTAGGCCGACAGTATGCCGTGACGGTGCATCAAGGAGAGAGAGGCTATGCCCCGAGGGTGACGTAAGATCTCCAGGAACACCTTGCGGCAATCCTCATTATCCATCAAGGGTGTCTGCTGGGCGCGGCGGGCGCGCCTTAGGCTACGCAGGGTAGGGGCGTAGATCCCCTTGATGTTAGAGTTGCGCGCCGTGTGCAGGAAGAGGCGCATGATCTCTACCGGGTCATGGAACAGATCCGCCTGCAGGGATTCGATAAAACTGCCTCGTCGCTGGTAATCTTCGTCTATGGGCTGAATTTCCAGTTCCTTGGTGTGGCCCAGGGTCGCGCGCTTAAAGAGTTGCAATAGCATCTGGTTGAGCTCCATCACCCGGCGCACGGTGCGATAGTAGCGCTTCATCATCTGCTCGACGGCAAGTTGGGTCTCATCCTTGTAGCCGAGCAGCTCCGCCACCTGACGCTGTAGGTCGAACAGCAGACGGTTCTCGTCGCGCCCCGAGATCAGGTGCAGGGCAAAGCGCAGTTGCCACAGATAACCCTGACACTCCAGCAGCTCCTCAAGTTCATCCTGCTCCAGAAAGCCGTGGGCGACCAGCTCTTCGGCGCAGCTGGCGTCGAAGTAGCGCATCGCGACCCAGGTGATGGTCTGAATGTCTCTCAGGCCGCCCGGGCAGGATTTGAGATTGGGCTCGAGATCGAAGGCGCTGGCCTTGGCATGGCGCGCCACCTGTTCATCGCGCTTGGCGACAAAGAAGTCGCTAGCGGGCCAGAAGTCACCTTCGCGCACCTTGTCATACAGGGTATTAAACATCGCCTGGGGGCCGCAGAGTAATCTGGCTTCCAGCAGGTTGGTGGCGATGGTGATGTCGGCCTTGCCCTGAGCTATGGTCTCATCAATTGTTCTGACGCTGTGACCCACCTCGAGGCCCGCATCCCAGAGGAAGGCGATAAACTGACTGAGTTTGGCTTCGTCGCTGGATTCGAGTGAACCTTGGATAAGAAACAGCAGGTCCACATCGGATTGGGGATGCAGTTCCCCCCGGCCATAGCCGCCAACGGCGATTAGTGCCACGGGTGTGGTATCGAGTTGATGGGCTTGCCACTGGGCAATAAGGAGTTCATCGACGAAACGGCAGCGTTGGCTGACCAGGGCGGTCACAGATTCGCCGGCGCTGAAACGTTCTAGGAGTTCTTGATTTTGTTGTTTTAGGGCGTTCTTAGCTGTTAGCGCAGTGTTCATTGCAGTCCTTAACCTCAGAGCGAGCATAGCAGGCCGGATGGCCTGCTATGGGAGTAAACCACAATTTAGCTGCGTGTGCGATTAGTGGTTGATGATGCGGGGGAAGTTTTCTTCTTCGCGCAGGGTAAGGACCTCTACACCCGTCGGCGTGATCAGCAAAGTGTGTTCCCACTGAGCCGAGTTTTTACCGTCAGAGGTGGTCACAGTCCAGTTGTCGTCTTTGTCCAGTACGCTGGTGTGACGACCTGCGTTGATCATCGGCTCTATGGTGAAACACATGCCAGGACGCAGTACTGTCTTATCATTGTTCTTGTAGTGCATTACCTGTGGCTCCTCGTGGAAGCCGGCGCCGATGCCGTGGCCACAGTA contains the following coding sequences:
- a CDS encoding DUF3718 domain-containing protein, with translation MRKLLTIAAIALAPLAFSSQAAMSPQMEKTLVAVCKAGASNSIIEFNGTMKEYRINKQRVFPRLVCNDQSFHQFALSKGADRTAAKIERYSLGTVTIKDLAMNYGDEEILAVNF
- the dapD gene encoding 2,3,4,5-tetrahydropyridine-2,6-dicarboxylate N-succinyltransferase, with protein sequence MEALRQRIEAAFEARAEITPTTVEPSVRADVEKAIAMLDTGEARVAEKIDGQWHVHQWLKKAVLLSFRIFDNQVIDGAETKFFDKVPMKFADYDEARFKQEAIRVVPPAAVRKGSFIGKNTVLMPSYVNLGAYVDEGTMVDTWATVGSCAQIGKNVHLSGGVGIGGVLEPLQAGPTIIEDNCFIGARSEIVEGVVVEEGSVISMGVYIGQSTRIYDRETGEIHYGRVPAGSVVVSGTLPSQCGKYNLYAAIIVKKVDAKTRGKVGINELLRIVD
- the glnD gene encoding bifunctional uridylyltransferase/uridylyl-removing protein GlnD, translating into MNTALTAKNALKQQNQELLERFSAGESVTALVSQRCRFVDELLIAQWQAHQLDTTPVALIAVGGYGRGELHPQSDVDLLFLIQGSLESSDEAKLSQFIAFLWDAGLEVGHSVRTIDETIAQGKADITIATNLLEARLLCGPQAMFNTLYDKVREGDFWPASDFFVAKRDEQVARHAKASAFDLEPNLKSCPGGLRDIQTITWVAMRYFDASCAEELVAHGFLEQDELEELLECQGYLWQLRFALHLISGRDENRLLFDLQRQVAELLGYKDETQLAVEQMMKRYYRTVRRVMELNQMLLQLFKRATLGHTKELEIQPIDEDYQRRGSFIESLQADLFHDPVEIMRLFLHTARNSNIKGIYAPTLRSLRRARRAQQTPLMDNEDCRKVFLEILRHPRGIASLSLMHRHGILSAYLPAWRNIEGQMQFDLFHAYTVDEHTHRLLLNIDRFSQTEQKDEFPLGSILINQLPKKGLLVLAAIFHDIGKGRGGDHSKLGAVDAQDFCDLHGLNKHDGRLVSWLVENHLVMSVTAQRRDISDPDVVAEFADRVRDAVHLSYLYCLTVADICATNEKTWNNWKGSLLRDLYFSTQRVLARGKEKPVDIRARVREHQGKAKKELLRRGIKEKSLDTLWQRFKADYFLRHQPNQVAWHAEAILKHKHDEALVLISKHTTRGGTELFVYSQDKPKLFATVMAVLDNKNINVHDASIMTSKDGYALDSFVILEQDGSPVSQISRIQGIKKALVKALSNDTAKLPKFKKLPRKMKPFRVPTQVSFLPARKQGTSMMELIALDSPGLLAKVGDIFYRCEITLLAAKITTIGERAEDFFMLQTQDGQQLNETQQEALSEALVKALDTQNQV